From one Rhineura floridana isolate rRhiFlo1 chromosome 4, rRhiFlo1.hap2, whole genome shotgun sequence genomic stretch:
- the LOC133383403 gene encoding uncharacterized protein LOC133383403, protein MPKKGQGGPKGKGKAPRAGGRCPPPAAEGARSGEGPPWAAILARLEALEHGSSHPNAPRDQPVTGKKKDPPPKRSRGKTQRPVNSADAGAVASILARLDVLEAGLRAEARTPSIEPGATPTLQAAPTMQPAQGPSAESTQDRWTRSEQPRILLCGHSMMFWAGRRAAKSRFGTQLGLSQWAAVRWLGRRGMRWDGLLPALFQPAVEVAAPQVLVIHLGGNDLGLLKGKALIEQACGDLRAIARRWPGVHLVWSDILPRRRWNCAGDPRGMDRARKKVNRQIQRALRDLGGSVIHHPEVGHNKLELFRPDGVHLTDKGNDIFLRDLQKGLHQILIGCGVKGD, encoded by the exons atgcctaagaaaggacaaggggggccaaaagggaagggaaaggcccccagagcaggggggagatgcccacccccagcggcggagggggcaaggagtggggaggggccaccatgggcggccatattagccaggttggaagccctagaacatggctcaagccaccctaatgcaccccgggaccaacctgtgacagggaagaagaaagacccaccacccaaacggtctcgggggaaaacacagcggccagtgaacagtgctgatgcaggggctgttgcttccatcttagcgcgactggatgtgctggaggccgggctcagggctgaggcgaggacgcccagcatagagccaggcgcaactcccaccctgcaagcagccccaacaatgcagcccgcacaaggaccttcggcggaaagcacacagg atcgctggacaagatcggagcagccacgcatcctcctatgtggccacagtatgatgttctgggcaggccgcagggcggcgaagtctcgcttcggcacgcagctggggctcagtcaatgggccgcagtgcggtggctgggacgtcgggggatgcgttgggatgggctcctgccagccttgtttcaaccggctgtggaagtggcagcgccccaggtgctggtgatccacctcgggggcaacgacttgggtctgttaaagggcaaggccctaattgaacaggcatgcggtgacctccgggccattgcacgtcgctggccgggggtgcacttagtgtggtcagacatcctgccgcgcaggaggtggaattgtgccggtgacccacgagggatggacagggcacggaaaaaggtgaacaggcaaattcagagggcccttagggacttaggaggttctgtcatccaccacccagaggtgggccacaacaagcttgagctgtttcggcctgacggcgtccatttgacggacaagggcaacgacatctttctaagggacctgcagaagggtttacaccagattcttatcgggtgtggggtaaagggggactaa